GACTTGAAATTATCTCATTATCAAGAAACCAGTTGTCCGGGAAAATCCCTTCTCTGGAAAATCTCCATAATCTTCGGGGACTAGGAATGCATTTCAATAATCTTGGAACCGGGAGAGAAGATGACAtggattttttttcttccttGGTTAACATTACCAGTTTTCGAGAACTGAGTTTGAGTGTGAATAATATAGGAGGCCAGTTGCCTAAGAATATTGGCAActtctcaaccaagtttagatctATTGGTTTTGCTAGGAACAAACTATTCGGACGAATACCTGATGGATTTGTAAGTCTCAGCAACATGGAAATAGTAAGTTTGGAGTATAACCAATTGACTGGTGAATTTCCAGTTAATCTTGGCAAACTTCAAAAGCTCAAGTATTTCTATGTTAATGGAAACAAACTTTCTGGAAAAATCCCTTCTTCCATTGGAAACTTGACATCCTTGTATGGACTTAATCTAGCTCAGAACAATTTAGAAGGGACAATTCCTTCAGTTCTTGGAAATTGCCAGTTGTTGCAAATGTTGTATCTTTCTGGAAACAGACTCAGCGGCGCAATACCAAAAGAGGTCCTCAGTATCTCAGCCTTGTCAATCCAACTAGACCTGTCCGGAAATCAGTTAAGTGGCACTCTTCCCCTTGAAATAGGAAGTTTAGTCAATCTCGGGTATCTTGATATCTCCGATAACAAGTTATCTGGAAAACTTCCTAGCACTTTAGGCAGTTGCATTAGGTTGGAAAATCTCTATGTTCAAGGTAACATGTTTGAAGGTGTTGTCCCCCCGTCTTTAAGCTCTTTAAAAGGGATGGTATACTTGGACTTTTCACGTAATAATTTCTCTGGTGTTATTCCTAAGTACTTTGAAACTTTCTCATCCTTGAAAAGCTTAAACATGTCGTTTAATAATTTTGAGGGTGAAGTACCTCAAGGGGGAGTTTTCAGTAATGCAAGTGGAGCAATAATCAGTGGAAACAGAAATCTGTGTGGAGGTTCTGAAGTACTAAAGCTACCACTATGCGAAGATCCAATGCCAAAGAAGGGAAGATTATCGCCAACTCTAAAGATAATTATTTCTGTTGCTTGTAGTTTATTTGGAGTAATGCTAGTTTTGGTAGGCATAGTTTTCTGTATTTTAAGGAGGAAGAAACATAGCGCTTCACCCTATTTACCAGATGATTCATTTTTGAAAATCTCCTATGGTGAACTGCTGAAAGCAACCAATGGATTCTCTTCAGAAAATCTCATTGGTAAGGGTGGTTTTGGTTGTGTATACAAAGGAATTCTTGGTTCAGATGAGAAAAATGTCGCGATCAAAGTACTTGATTTGCAGCATAGAGGAGCTTTAAAGAGCTTTATTGCAGAATGTGAAGTTCTAAAGAACCTTAGGCATAGAAATCTTGTCAAGTTAGTAACTGCATGTTCAGGTACTGATTTCCAGGGCAATGATTTTAAGGCCCTGATTTACGAGTTCATGGTTAACGGTAGCCTGGACGATTGGCTGCATTCATTTTCCAATGATGGAAGTCTGCACGTACTACATCTAGATCTTTATCAGAGAGTAAATGTTGCAATGGATATCGCTTTCGCGCTAGAGTATCTTCATCATGGAAGCCAAATACCAGTTGTTCATTGTGATTTGAAGCCGAGCAATGTCTTACTAGACATGGACATGACTGCCCGTGTTGGCGATTTTGGTTTGTCAAGGTTCCTCCAAGAAACAGCTCAGCAAACTTCACCAAAAGAAACTAGCACTATTGGTATTAAAGGATCAATTGGCTATGCAGCTCCAGGTAACTATTTTAATCATTCTTATTGTAAATTTTACACAACCCAACGAGTGGCGTTTCAAAGCGCTAATAATCTCCAAATATGTTGTTTCGTATTTGATTCGGGCAACTCCCGTCCCATCTTTTCACGAATAAACTGATTCTCTGCTTGCTTTTGGGCCTAAAGCCAAAGTTTAGTActcctaaatttttaaaagaaagttataagatatgtgttttatttgaagtctattcttctaactttttgagatataaagttgttaataattttatttataatcGATTTTCTCTAATAATTCTTGCTCGATTGATAATATAGTCAACTTATCTAATCTTTCTTGagatattgttgatcttagaTAAGATTTTACAAAGCAATAAAAGTATAGAACTATTAGAAGCTTAAAAGTATTGCTGAACACTTGAACTAGTGAAATCTTGGAGAAAGAAGACAAGTAATATTATCAAAGagaaacacaaaaaatatgtaGGGTTTTCTGAAATACGAAGAgattgaaaaaaaagaaagattgaCTTGAACAAATTAAGGAAATGAGCAAATTTTTTAACGaaggaataaaaaataaaaaactaaaagttATGAAAACTATTCATCTACACATTTTTAAGTAaatcaaattattattttatatatatatctaaaaagtttttttcctttatattaaaaaatctagttttgtattaaaaattaaatattattttttaaatacctatgagcctattattttttaaaaatgaccCCCCCTAAATTTGGGGGCATGAGGCACACGACTTACTCCACATAAGGTTGGAGCCGTCCCTGAACTCAACACACAGTTGATTGGTCggccaaaaataattaaatctactagtcaaatataaaaaaatatacacaAATTacgtataaaatatgtatattgtaCATTAATATACACTGCAGTTTCCCTTTAATTTTCTTGGATGCACTTAGGCAATAATTACAATGAGGCTGTCTTTTGATATGACATTACTGAAATATTTGCAGAATTTGG
This sequence is a window from Nicotiana tomentosiformis chromosome 5, ASM39032v3, whole genome shotgun sequence. Protein-coding genes within it:
- the LOC104107196 gene encoding probable LRR receptor-like serine/threonine-protein kinase At3g47570, encoding MKSFNAFLCLMLSFLLCVVSTVASSKLAGNETDRLALLSIKGQITYDPFGVMYSWNDSFHHCSWQGVTCSKRHQRVTLLDLSSKQLVGTIVPHIGNMSFLRKLTLRNNTINGEIPQEIGRLFRLQNLELANNSFTGEIPVELSNCSRLIYLDLDGNRLTGKIPVELGLYLRNLQVLFLRSNNLTGELPYSLGNLSSLIALAAPENRLEGSIPYSLGQLTNLSYISLGANMISGDIPISLFNLSSLYHFAAPVNQLKGSLPIDIGSTLPSLRLLYLHSNLLSGVVPSSISNLTRLEIISLSRNQLSGKIPSLENLHNLRGLGMHFNNLGTGREDDMDFFSSLVNITSFRELSLSVNNIGGQLPKNIGNFSTKFRSIGFARNKLFGRIPDGFVSLSNMEIVSLEYNQLTGEFPVNLGKLQKLKYFYVNGNKLSGKIPSSIGNLTSLYGLNLAQNNLEGTIPSVLGNCQLLQMLYLSGNRLSGAIPKEVLSISALSIQLDLSGNQLSGTLPLEIGSLVNLGYLDISDNKLSGKLPSTLGSCIRLENLYVQGNMFEGVVPPSLSSLKGMVYLDFSRNNFSGVIPKYFETFSSLKSLNMSFNNFEGEVPQGGVFSNASGAIISGNRNLCGGSEVLKLPLCEDPMPKKGRLSPTLKIIISVACSLFGVMLVLVGIVFCILRRKKHSASPYLPDDSFLKISYGELLKATNGFSSENLIGKGGFGCVYKGILGSDEKNVAIKVLDLQHRGALKSFIAECEVLKNLRHRNLVKLVTACSGTDFQGNDFKALIYEFMVNGSLDDWLHSFSNDGSLHVLHLDLYQRVNVAMDIAFALEYLHHGSQIPVVHCDLKPSNVLLDMDMTARVGDFGLSRFLQETAQQTSPKETSTIGIKGSIGYAAPEFGMGSEVSTLGDIYSYGIIILEMITGKKPTDDAFSNGLNLHNYVKMAFSAGRVMEIVDPMICHNLQEEETTNTIAERKTKDYIRECLIFMCKIGIACTMESPKERMGISDVVKELQLVKETLSKCDRTL